The following DNA comes from Tepidanaerobacter syntrophicus.
ACTGTCACATTCTCGGCTTGAGGACCCTTCTGGCCTTCAACTACGTCAAACTCTACAGTGTCGCCCTCTTTTAAGGTCTTGAAACCGTCCTGCTGAATTGCCGAATAATGGACAAATACGTCTTTGTCGCCTTCGACTTCAATAAAACCATAGCCTTTTTCTTGATTGAACCACTTAACTTTACCTTGCAATTATTCATTCCTCCTAAGAACTCAATAAAAATATAATATTTCTTGTTCAAATATACCACACCAGAATAGCAAAGTCAAACTAAACTTTAAAACTTCCGGCGGTATTTTACCTACTCATGAAAACAGCTATTTCCTATAAACTCACGGATAATCGAAGTCAGCGGGATTTCCGTCTCGTCTTCTATGGGCTCAAAATACTCAAGAAATTTTAATAGGTGATTTGCTTCAATATATTCCGGATCCGGTGGTTTAATTTCTTGAAGGAGGGGTGTGGCATATTTTTTT
Coding sequences within:
- a CDS encoding cold-shock protein, with protein sequence MQGKVKWFNQEKGYGFIEVEGDKDVFVHYSAIQQDGFKTLKEGDTVEFDVVEGQKGPQAENVTVIQ